From one Microlunatus sp. Gsoil 973 genomic stretch:
- a CDS encoding VOC family protein translates to MNDTVMVRYIVDDVDAAIDFYTTHLGFDVQMHPAPGFAILGLGALRLALSAPGGPGGGGQAMPDGTLPRPGGWNRISIQVADLAAAVEQLRSAGATFRNDIITGVGGKQILVEDPAGNPVELFEPNQ, encoded by the coding sequence GTGAATGACACTGTGATGGTCCGCTACATCGTCGACGACGTCGACGCTGCGATCGACTTCTATACCACTCACCTGGGCTTCGACGTGCAGATGCACCCGGCCCCGGGGTTCGCGATCCTGGGCCTCGGCGCGCTGCGTCTGGCACTCTCTGCGCCCGGTGGACCGGGCGGTGGCGGTCAGGCAATGCCCGACGGCACACTCCCGCGACCCGGCGGTTGGAACCGGATCAGCATCCAGGTTGCCGACCTCGCCGCGGCAGTGGAGCAGCTGAGGTCAGCCGGCGCCACCTTCCGCAACGACATCATCACCGGCGTCGGCGGGAAACAGATCCTCGTTGAGGACCCGGCCGGCAACCCGGTCGAGTTGTTCGAACCCAATCAATGA
- a CDS encoding TIGR03557 family F420-dependent LLM class oxidoreductase has product MRFGYTLMTEQSAPRDLVDYATAAERAGFDFEVSSDHYSPWLTSQGHAPYAWSVLGAVSQVTDHVELATYVTCPIQRYHPAVVAQKAATLQSLSNGRFILGLGSGENLNEHVTGEGWPPIAQRQDMLVEATTIIRRLLSGELVTWEGDYFRIDSARVWDAPEEGVPIGVAVSGESSVEQFAPLADHLIAVQPDAEVIKDWDRVHQADSRKIGQLPICWDPDRNTAVARGHDQFRWFGGGWGVNADLPTPAGFAAASQFVRPEDVADSIPCGPDLDAIVEAVRPYQEAGFTDLAVIQVGDEGQQQFLDKAAPDLLDKLRSAFG; this is encoded by the coding sequence ATGCGATTCGGGTACACGCTGATGACCGAGCAGAGCGCACCCCGCGATCTGGTCGACTATGCCACGGCGGCCGAACGGGCCGGCTTCGATTTTGAGGTGTCCAGTGACCACTACTCGCCCTGGCTGACCAGTCAGGGACATGCACCCTACGCCTGGTCGGTGCTGGGTGCGGTGTCGCAGGTGACGGATCACGTCGAGCTCGCGACCTACGTCACCTGCCCGATCCAGCGGTATCACCCCGCCGTGGTGGCGCAGAAGGCAGCAACGCTCCAGTCGCTGTCCAACGGGCGGTTCATCCTCGGCCTGGGCTCGGGCGAGAATCTCAACGAGCACGTCACGGGCGAGGGATGGCCGCCGATCGCACAACGGCAGGACATGCTGGTGGAGGCGACGACGATCATCCGTCGGCTGCTCAGCGGTGAGTTGGTGACCTGGGAGGGCGACTACTTCCGGATCGACTCGGCCCGGGTCTGGGACGCACCCGAGGAGGGCGTGCCGATCGGCGTCGCGGTGTCCGGCGAGTCGTCGGTCGAACAGTTCGCGCCGCTGGCGGACCATCTGATCGCGGTACAACCCGATGCCGAGGTGATCAAGGACTGGGACCGGGTGCACCAGGCTGACTCGCGCAAGATCGGTCAGCTGCCCATCTGCTGGGATCCCGACCGCAACACAGCTGTGGCCCGGGGGCATGATCAGTTCCGCTGGTTCGGCGGCGGCTGGGGCGTCAACGCCGACCTCCCGACGCCCGCGGGTTTCGCCGCGGCGAGCCAGTTCGTTCGGCCGGAGGACGTCGCGGACAGCATCCCCTGCGGGCCGGATCTCGACGCGATCGTCGAGGCAGTCCGGCCCTACCAGGAGGCCGGCTTCACCGATCTCGCCGTCATCCAGGTCGGCGACGAGGGTCAGCAGCAGTTCCTCGACAAGGCAGCGCCGGACCTGCTGGACAAGTTACGGTCAGCCTTCGGCTGA
- a CDS encoding DinB family protein, translating into MSREVDALLRELNQARSQVLRKLDGLSEEDARRSTVPSGTNLAGLIQHLTFVESLWFETVVGGRSKPRGIRSMQVDPAVSLRRLRAAYREAWAVSDRIIAEVGEPDAPVERNGRTHDLRWAILAVIGETRQHLGHADIIREQIDGRTGR; encoded by the coding sequence ATGAGCCGGGAGGTCGACGCGCTCCTGCGGGAGCTGAACCAGGCGCGTTCGCAGGTCTTGCGCAAGCTCGACGGGCTGAGCGAGGAGGACGCCCGGCGAAGCACCGTGCCATCCGGGACCAATCTTGCCGGGCTCATCCAGCATCTGACCTTCGTCGAGTCGTTGTGGTTCGAGACGGTCGTCGGCGGGCGGTCGAAACCGCGTGGCATCCGGTCGATGCAGGTGGATCCGGCGGTCTCGCTGCGCCGGCTCAGAGCCGCCTACAGGGAGGCCTGGGCGGTCAGTGACCGGATCATCGCCGAGGTCGGTGAACCGGACGCGCCGGTGGAACGGAACGGCAGGACACATGATCTCCGGTGGGCGATCCTTGCCGTGATCGGCGAGACTCGACAGCACCTCGGACACGCCGACATCATCCGGGAACAGATCGACGGCCGCACCGGACGGTAG
- a CDS encoding SDR family NAD(P)-dependent oxidoreductase, which yields MTIALITGGSRGIGAATAVRLARAGVDVAINYRDKSARAERVAAQVRAHGRRAVPVQADLTDDATLRSMVDMVVEQLGGLDLL from the coding sequence GTGACTATCGCATTGATCACCGGTGGCTCGCGGGGCATCGGGGCCGCGACCGCGGTCCGGCTCGCGCGGGCGGGCGTCGACGTCGCGATCAACTATCGGGACAAGTCGGCGCGCGCCGAACGGGTCGCCGCGCAGGTCCGAGCCCACGGCCGGCGGGCCGTGCCCGTGCAGGCGGATCTCACCGATGACGCAACGCTCCGGTCGATGGTCGACATGGTGGTTGAGCAACTCGGTGGACTCGACCTGCTCTGA
- a CDS encoding DUF6069 family protein, with protein MSYRADTPYGTKRRVDPVRLWAGGLATALVAGGVAFVGVMVIHAVFRVPGFRRVGGEDYPFDKLSLAITAAVVALLATALLHLLMVSTPRAGTFFAWIMGIFVVAVIVQELLSGGNWLSNVLFSALYLVIGVAIASLLAGVARTAVKYVATEPDPRPLEENPRGVTRPAPDPNEQTRRLPPV; from the coding sequence ATGAGTTACCGAGCTGACACACCGTACGGCACCAAACGTCGGGTGGACCCGGTTCGGCTGTGGGCCGGCGGCCTGGCCACGGCACTTGTCGCAGGTGGGGTCGCCTTCGTCGGCGTCATGGTCATCCATGCCGTGTTCCGGGTCCCGGGTTTCCGCCGGGTGGGTGGCGAGGACTATCCGTTCGACAAACTGTCGTTGGCGATCACCGCTGCCGTCGTGGCATTGCTGGCGACCGCGCTGCTCCATCTACTCATGGTGAGCACGCCACGGGCCGGAACGTTCTTCGCCTGGATCATGGGCATCTTCGTCGTCGCGGTCATCGTGCAGGAGCTGCTGAGCGGCGGGAACTGGCTTTCCAACGTCTTGTTCAGCGCGCTCTATCTGGTCATCGGAGTCGCGATCGCGTCCTTGCTGGCCGGCGTGGCGAGGACGGCAGTCAAATATGTCGCCACCGAGCCTGACCCTCGACCGCTCGAAGAGAACCCGCGCGGCGTCACCAGACCCGCCCCCGATCCGAACGAGCAGACCCGCCGGCTTCCGCCGGTCTGA
- the aspS gene encoding aspartate--tRNA(Asn) ligase — translation MIHHPQHRVLAAELPGHIGETVRLSGWVHRIRELKSVSFLIIRDRSGLAQIVITPPYDILGEESVVRIEGLVIANPQAPGGVEVTGPTIEVLSEAVEPPPFDLYRPTVPATLPTILDHAPTSLRHPRLKAGHALAAAAVAGFRQVLQGHGFTEIHTPKVVESATESGANVFSLDWFGRPAYLAQSPQFFKQMMVGVFERVYETGPVFRAEPHNTARHLAQYTSLDAEFGFIRDHQDVMIMVRAVIAGMVSAVGRRPAELDLLEARLPEVPEEVPQLHFADAMRWLGKDDVDLAPADERALSRWAQEEYGSEFLFITGYPMVKRPFYTHPEPGRPEYSNSFDLLFRGLELITGGQRLHRYRDYRDALSLRGEPLEPYASYLATFAAGMPPHGGFALGLERFVARLIGADNIRLATLFPRDLHRLAP, via the coding sequence ATGATCCATCATCCACAACACCGCGTCCTTGCGGCAGAACTGCCCGGTCACATCGGGGAGACGGTTCGGCTCTCGGGGTGGGTGCACCGCATCCGTGAGCTGAAGTCGGTGAGCTTCTTGATCATCCGGGACCGGTCGGGCCTGGCCCAGATCGTGATCACTCCGCCGTACGACATCCTGGGCGAGGAGTCCGTCGTCCGCATCGAAGGCCTGGTGATCGCCAACCCGCAGGCGCCCGGCGGAGTCGAGGTCACCGGGCCGACGATCGAGGTGCTGTCCGAGGCGGTCGAACCGCCACCGTTCGATCTGTATCGGCCGACAGTGCCCGCGACGCTGCCGACGATTCTCGATCACGCACCGACCTCGCTCCGCCATCCCAGGCTGAAGGCCGGGCATGCGCTCGCCGCGGCCGCCGTCGCCGGCTTCCGGCAGGTGCTGCAGGGTCACGGCTTCACCGAGATCCACACGCCGAAGGTGGTGGAATCGGCGACCGAGTCCGGCGCGAACGTGTTCAGCCTCGACTGGTTCGGCCGTCCCGCCTATCTCGCGCAGTCGCCGCAGTTCTTCAAGCAGATGATGGTGGGCGTCTTCGAGCGGGTGTACGAGACCGGTCCGGTGTTCCGTGCCGAACCACACAACACCGCACGGCACCTGGCCCAATACACCAGCCTGGATGCGGAATTCGGCTTCATCCGCGATCACCAGGACGTGATGATCATGGTGCGCGCGGTGATCGCCGGGATGGTCTCGGCTGTCGGTCGACGTCCTGCCGAACTTGATCTCCTCGAGGCTCGGCTCCCCGAGGTCCCCGAGGAGGTCCCACAACTTCACTTCGCCGATGCCATGCGTTGGTTGGGCAAGGACGATGTCGATCTTGCTCCGGCGGACGAACGTGCGCTGAGCCGGTGGGCCCAGGAGGAGTACGGCAGCGAATTCCTCTTCATCACCGGTTACCCGATGGTCAAGCGGCCCTTCTACACCCATCCGGAGCCGGGCAGGCCGGAATACTCCAACAGTTTCGATCTGCTCTTCCGCGGCCTGGAACTGATCACCGGCGGCCAGCGGTTGCACCGTTATCGGGACTATCGGGACGCCCTGTCGCTACGCGGCGAGCCGCTCGAGCCGTACGCGAGCTATCTGGCGACCTTCGCCGCGGGGATGCCGCCGCACGGCGGGTTCGCGCTCGGTCTGGAGCGGTTCGTCGCGCGGCTGATCGGTGCCGACAACATCCGGTTGGCCACGCTGTTCCCCCGTGACCTGCATCGACTGGCTCCTTGA
- a CDS encoding cation-translocating P-type ATPase, whose product MTTARPLPAPVEEEQPTRIELDIGGMTCAACATRIEKKLNKIDNAQAIVNFATDRAVITGLPTSATPDLVQAVKKAGYSATPVPPDADPNETGRPDRARALLKRLLVSALITLPLGNLGIVLALVPDLRFPGWEWVCVALAVPVVFWCAWPFHRATLRNIRHGAFSMDTLVSIGVLAAFFFAVITITFGFDDQPGYWIGWGRTPAGADSMYLEVSSVVTTFLLAGRYFEARARRSAADVLGALNDLAAKTVRVVVEDREFEIPIEKLQSAQAFSVRPGETIAADGEVLDGMSAVDTSMMTGEPVPAEIGRGSRVLGGTIALNGRLLVRAVAVGGRTQLAQMAQLAEQAQARKARVQRLVDRVVSIFVPVVLVIAVVTFFGWLAANGSVSGGFSAAISVLIIACPCAMGLATPTALMVGVGRAGQLGIVIKGPEALEASGSIDTVVLDKTGTLTDGEMTLESVVATAGVDEHRLRSWAAALESHSEHPIGRALAGAVEQPESISNFQALVGLGASGRLGDHHLLIGNSTLMADRSIMIPEAAQHAIEVAESAGRTAVLLAADSEVVGVLVLADRIKSSAAEAVTAIKDLGLTTVLLTGDNDRAATAVGDRLGIDRVIAGVLPTQKAERIAALQAEGHKVAMVGDGINDATALATADLGLAVLSGTDIALKSADMILVRRHLGVIADAIQLARRTLRTIRGNLVWAFAYNVAAIPLAAAGLLNPLIAGAAMSLSSVFVVSNSLRLRSFGSRSR is encoded by the coding sequence ATGACAACGGCACGGCCGCTGCCTGCGCCGGTCGAGGAGGAACAGCCGACGCGGATCGAGCTGGACATCGGCGGGATGACCTGTGCTGCCTGCGCCACCCGCATCGAGAAGAAGCTCAACAAGATCGACAACGCGCAGGCGATCGTCAACTTCGCCACCGACCGTGCAGTGATCACCGGGCTGCCGACGTCGGCGACCCCGGACCTGGTGCAGGCCGTCAAGAAGGCCGGCTACAGCGCGACGCCGGTGCCACCCGACGCCGATCCCAACGAGACCGGTCGGCCCGATCGGGCCCGAGCGCTGTTGAAGCGGCTGCTGGTGTCAGCCTTGATCACCCTGCCGCTGGGCAACCTCGGAATCGTGCTGGCGCTGGTTCCCGACCTCCGGTTCCCGGGCTGGGAATGGGTGTGCGTCGCTCTGGCCGTCCCGGTCGTGTTCTGGTGTGCCTGGCCCTTCCACCGGGCAACCCTGCGGAACATTCGGCACGGCGCTTTCAGCATGGACACCCTCGTGTCGATCGGCGTCCTGGCCGCCTTCTTCTTCGCGGTGATCACCATCACCTTCGGATTCGATGATCAGCCCGGGTACTGGATCGGTTGGGGCCGGACGCCGGCCGGTGCGGACTCGATGTATCTCGAGGTCTCCTCGGTCGTCACCACCTTCCTGCTGGCCGGCCGCTATTTCGAGGCCAGGGCGCGCAGATCGGCGGCCGACGTGCTCGGTGCGCTCAATGATCTCGCCGCGAAGACGGTCCGTGTCGTGGTGGAGGACCGCGAGTTCGAGATCCCGATCGAGAAGCTGCAATCGGCGCAGGCGTTCTCGGTACGCCCCGGAGAGACGATCGCCGCTGACGGCGAGGTGCTGGACGGCATGTCGGCGGTGGACACCTCGATGATGACCGGCGAACCGGTCCCCGCGGAGATCGGGCGTGGTTCCCGGGTACTCGGCGGCACGATCGCGCTGAACGGCCGGCTGCTGGTGCGCGCCGTCGCGGTCGGCGGTCGCACCCAACTCGCGCAGATGGCCCAATTGGCCGAACAGGCCCAGGCGCGCAAGGCCCGCGTGCAGCGGCTGGTCGACCGGGTGGTCTCGATCTTCGTCCCGGTGGTGCTGGTCATCGCCGTGGTCACCTTCTTCGGGTGGCTGGCGGCGAACGGTTCGGTGAGCGGCGGATTCAGCGCCGCCATCTCGGTGTTGATCATCGCCTGCCCCTGCGCGATGGGTCTGGCGACACCGACAGCGTTGATGGTCGGCGTCGGCCGGGCCGGGCAGCTGGGCATCGTGATCAAGGGTCCGGAGGCGCTGGAGGCCAGCGGCAGCATCGACACGGTCGTTCTGGACAAGACCGGAACGCTGACCGACGGTGAGATGACCCTCGAGTCGGTGGTCGCGACGGCCGGCGTCGACGAGCATCGCCTACGCTCCTGGGCCGCTGCCCTGGAGTCGCACTCCGAGCACCCGATCGGCCGGGCGCTGGCCGGCGCGGTGGAGCAGCCCGAGTCGATCAGCAACTTCCAGGCGCTGGTCGGGCTCGGCGCGTCGGGGCGGCTCGGTGATCATCATCTGTTGATCGGGAACTCCACCCTGATGGCCGACCGGTCGATCATGATTCCGGAAGCCGCGCAGCATGCGATCGAGGTGGCCGAATCGGCCGGCCGGACCGCCGTGCTGCTCGCCGCGGACAGTGAGGTCGTCGGAGTACTGGTGCTCGCCGACCGGATCAAGAGTTCGGCCGCCGAGGCCGTGACGGCGATCAAGGACCTCGGTTTGACCACGGTGTTGTTGACCGGGGACAACGACCGCGCGGCTACCGCGGTCGGCGACCGGCTCGGCATCGATCGGGTGATCGCCGGCGTGCTGCCGACCCAGAAGGCCGAACGGATCGCGGCACTGCAGGCCGAGGGACACAAGGTTGCGATGGTCGGTGACGGCATCAACGACGCGACGGCGCTGGCCACCGCCGACCTCGGCCTGGCCGTGCTGAGCGGGACCGACATCGCGCTGAAATCGGCCGACATGATCCTGGTGCGCAGGCACCTGGGCGTGATCGCCGACGCGATCCAGCTGGCCCGCCGGACGCTTCGCACCATCCGGGGCAATCTCGTCTGGGCGTTCGCCTACAACGTTGCGGCCATCCCGCTGGCCGCCGCCGGGTTGCTCAATCCGCTGATCGCCGGTGCGGCGATGTCACTGTCGTCGGTGTTCGTGGTCAGCAACAGTCTCCGGCTGCGATCGTTCGGCTCGCGTTCCCGATAG
- a CDS encoding alpha/beta hydrolase: MPLDLIPYPVDDSARPTIMVLPGGGYQHLADHEGEPVAHWLNSLGLHAAVLRYALGEDAHPQALVDGRNGLRALRSGRAGLAVERDRLGVLGFSAGGHLAAMLATDSPDVMGAPSLSYAGRPDAAILCYPVTDLREALDGRIPNLHRGSARTLLGEDASAELLLDLSPAARVDEDIPPCFFWTTSDDEGVPALHSLEMMTALAVAGIPFEAHVFRHGRHGLGLATEEEPAVAQWQRLCATWLAGLGWNPPA; this comes from the coding sequence ATGCCGCTGGACCTGATCCCGTACCCTGTCGATGACTCTGCCCGTCCGACGATCATGGTGCTGCCCGGCGGTGGCTACCAGCATCTGGCTGATCATGAAGGCGAGCCCGTCGCGCATTGGCTGAACAGCCTGGGGTTGCATGCGGCGGTTCTTCGTTATGCGCTCGGCGAGGACGCCCATCCCCAGGCACTGGTCGACGGCCGGAACGGGCTGCGCGCGTTGCGTTCCGGCCGGGCCGGACTCGCCGTCGAACGGGATCGGCTCGGCGTGCTGGGCTTCTCGGCCGGCGGTCACCTGGCGGCCATGTTGGCCACCGACTCACCCGATGTGATGGGCGCGCCATCACTCAGCTACGCCGGACGGCCGGATGCGGCGATCCTCTGCTATCCGGTGACCGATCTGCGCGAGGCACTGGACGGCCGGATCCCCAACCTGCACCGGGGTTCGGCGCGCACCCTGCTCGGTGAGGATGCGTCGGCCGAACTCCTGCTCGACCTCTCGCCCGCCGCTCGGGTGGACGAGGACATCCCGCCGTGCTTCTTCTGGACCACCAGTGACGACGAGGGAGTCCCGGCGCTGCATTCGCTGGAGATGATGACCGCTCTCGCAGTGGCAGGCATTCCGTTCGAGGCGCACGTGTTCCGGCACGGCAGACACGGGCTCGGACTGGCCACCGAGGAGGAACCCGCGGTGGCGCAATGGCAGCGGTTGTGTGCGACCTGGCTGGCCGGACTCGGCTGGAACCCGCCGGCGTGA
- a CDS encoding SDR family oxidoreductase, translated as MRLNRDAQVRLAELAVGAMAGSGRIVFVTSHEAHFFGEHPTLPEYEPVAASKHAGERALRERQSDFTRRGVDLVVVSGDLIDGTITAKLLDRVRPGLIKARRDEAGYLPTVEDFAARVADAALAPDPAEIIFVGETR; from the coding sequence CTGCGTCTGAACCGGGACGCCCAGGTCCGACTCGCCGAACTCGCCGTCGGCGCGATGGCCGGCAGCGGTCGGATCGTCTTCGTCACCAGTCACGAGGCGCACTTCTTCGGCGAGCATCCGACATTGCCGGAGTACGAGCCGGTCGCGGCGAGCAAGCACGCCGGGGAGCGTGCCCTGCGGGAACGGCAGAGCGACTTCACCCGGCGCGGAGTCGACCTGGTCGTCGTCAGCGGCGACCTGATCGACGGAACTATCACCGCCAAACTGCTCGATCGGGTACGGCCGGGGTTGATCAAGGCCAGGCGGGACGAGGCCGGTTACCTTCCGACGGTCGAGGATTTCGCCGCCCGGGTGGCCGATGCGGCGCTGGCGCCCGACCCGGCAGAGATCATCTTCGTCGGCGAGACCCGCTGA
- a CDS encoding bifunctional DedA family/phosphatase PAP2 family protein, with the protein MDAIASHILALPPWVALLLIFLLPALESSAFVGFVFPGETALILGGVLAFRGVVPLWAVLVAGILGAIIGDSVGYAVGRRWGRNLIHGTLGRLINRKHLDRGERYLAERGGRAVFLGRFTAALRVMIPGLAGMARLRYPLFLAYNAAGAVCWGTMCVLLGYLGGRSWQRVAHLASRIGFVAVGVVVALVVIGYLIRRARWGWALRALERLQHAPAVVRFTGRYPRTTAWVVARFDARRPEGLALTTLVGVAVSSIWITLGLGQDVVDHEEFALLDHPASLWVVDHRIGWLTAILQVLTWFGSNAVIGPLLIIAGILLVRQRRSWLPAADIIVTYLGTMILYAVIKNGIERPRPPTVDRLTRAAGWLAQKPDWAFPSGHAAQATAAWVLLCVLIWNGRSAKIKIRLAAATAALVLLVSFSRWYLGVAWLTDVLAGMTLGLAVLGVWGITRITIAGTDPEVITHQQHHH; encoded by the coding sequence ATGGATGCGATTGCTTCCCACATCCTGGCACTTCCGCCATGGGTCGCGTTGTTGCTCATCTTTCTGCTCCCCGCGCTCGAGTCGTCGGCATTCGTCGGCTTCGTCTTTCCCGGTGAGACCGCCCTGATCCTCGGCGGCGTGCTCGCCTTCCGAGGGGTGGTCCCGCTGTGGGCGGTTCTGGTCGCCGGGATCCTGGGTGCGATCATCGGCGACAGCGTCGGGTATGCCGTGGGCCGCCGCTGGGGGCGCAATCTGATCCACGGAACGTTGGGCCGGCTGATCAACAGGAAGCACCTGGACCGCGGCGAACGCTACCTGGCCGAGCGCGGCGGCAGAGCGGTCTTCCTCGGCAGGTTCACCGCCGCACTGCGGGTGATGATCCCGGGCCTGGCCGGAATGGCGAGGTTGCGTTATCCACTCTTCCTCGCCTACAACGCCGCCGGTGCGGTGTGCTGGGGAACGATGTGCGTGCTGCTGGGCTATCTCGGCGGACGCAGTTGGCAGCGGGTCGCCCACTTGGCCTCGCGCATCGGCTTTGTGGCGGTCGGTGTCGTCGTAGCGCTCGTCGTCATCGGTTACCTGATCAGGCGCGCCCGATGGGGCTGGGCACTCCGCGCGCTGGAGCGGCTGCAGCACGCCCCAGCGGTCGTCCGGTTCACCGGCCGCTACCCGCGGACGACTGCCTGGGTCGTCGCCCGTTTCGATGCGCGTCGACCAGAGGGGCTCGCGCTCACCACGCTCGTCGGTGTCGCTGTCAGCTCGATCTGGATCACTCTGGGTCTCGGCCAGGATGTGGTCGATCATGAGGAGTTCGCTCTCTTGGACCATCCCGCGTCACTGTGGGTTGTCGATCATCGGATCGGTTGGCTCACAGCAATTCTTCAGGTGCTGACCTGGTTCGGATCGAATGCGGTGATCGGGCCGCTGTTGATCATCGCCGGCATTCTGCTGGTCCGACAGCGCCGGTCCTGGCTGCCTGCAGCCGACATCATCGTCACCTACCTGGGTACGATGATCTTGTACGCGGTGATCAAGAACGGCATCGAGCGGCCCAGGCCGCCCACGGTCGATCGGCTGACCCGGGCCGCCGGATGGCTGGCGCAGAAACCTGACTGGGCCTTCCCGTCGGGACATGCCGCGCAGGCCACCGCCGCCTGGGTTCTGCTCTGTGTCCTGATCTGGAACGGCAGGTCCGCCAAGATCAAGATCCGATTGGCAGCAGCAACAGCAGCCTTGGTCCTGCTGGTGTCCTTCAGTCGCTGGTATCTCGGTGTTGCCTGGCTGACCGACGTTCTCGCCGGTATGACCTTGGGGCTGGCGGTCCTCGGTGTCTGGGGCATCACGCGGATCACCATCGCGGGCACCGACCCCGAAGTGATCACGCACCAGCAACATCACCACTGA